GGTCCTGACCGGCCTGATGCGCTGACCCGGTACTCGGCCCTTCGGTCGACCGCTAATCACAGACATCCTCAAATACCAGCCGCCCCACCCTCCCGTTGGAGAAGTGGGACGGCTTCCCTCTTGCACCCGCTCCAAATGCGGGCAGTGCAGATGGCAATCGCCAGCTCGTGATCCTCAGCCGTAGTTGGGTCCTCATTGAGCTACTGGAACGCCTTTTCCGGTATGGCAGGTGTCAGGCAACTGGCCCGGCCACTGGCGCAAATCCTGCGCCAGCCAGCAATGCTGCACCCGCCATAGCCACGCCCACAGATCGGGTACGCTGTCCCACCTTCTACCGCTCCGGGCGGGCGACGACTCGCCATCTCCCCCGTCCCCTCGCTCCTCCTTTCGGGTCAATCTTTCTTAGGCTGGGGGGGGTATTCTGGGGGGCGTGAAGCTGTCTTCGTCCACCCCCATACCCTCCTGAAGCCCACCGCCACCCGCGCGGACATCGTGAACTTGTGCGCCGAGGCGAGTGAAAACTCGTTCTTCGCGGTGTGTCTGAATCCGGTGTTCATTCCGCTGGCGAAGGCGGAGTTGGCGGGGTCGGACGTGAAGGTGGCGACCGTGTGTGGGTTCCCGCTGGGTGCGGTCAGCAGCGAGCAGAAGGCCGTGGAGGCGCGTCTGAGTGTGGAGGCGGGTACGGACGAGGTGGAGAGGGTGGTTCACATCGGCGCGGCGCTTGAGCGGGACTGGGAGGCGGTGGAGGCAGATGTGCGTGCGGTGCGCCGTGCGATTCCGGACGCCGCGCTGAAGGTGATTACCCTGACGTGCTTCCTGTTGGGTGGGCAGAAGCGGGAGGCGACGGCGGCATCGGTGCGGGCCGGGGCGGAGTTCATGAAGACAAGTACGGGCTTCGGCACGGGCGGCGCGACGCTGGACGACGTGCGCCGTCTCCGTGGCACTGAAGTCTGTTTCATGAATGGCCTGTCTGCGCGCTGGGTTGTTGTTGGGAGTCTCCGGGTCAGGGGAATGCTGTCTGCTGTCTTCCGGTATGGTGCCCTGCCCGACAGCGGTGGCGCTGGCCTCTGCACTAGCATGGGGGGGTGAACGTGATCAAAACCGCTCTCTCGCTCATTGCGGGCCTCTCGGCTGCCCTGATCGCCTACAGCGCCTTTTTCGTGCGGGGTGATCTGGGTGGTGTCATGGCGTACCTGCGGGCGCGTGGGGCGCTGCGCCGCCTGCGTGAAAGCGGCACGCCCGAGCAGGTCGCGCAGGGGCAGGCGCAGTTGCAGGCGCTGGGGCAGCAGGTGGGCGACCCGGCCCTGGCCGCGCAACTGATCCCGGTCGCCCTGCTGATCGGGTTGCTGGTGGGTGCGCTGGTGTGGTGGGCGTTCTCGCGCCGTCAGTCGGGCACGCCCCGCACGGACATTCAGGAGCGCATGGTGTACCGTCTCGCGCACCGCAAGGGTGGGCGGTTCACGCTGGATGACCTGCGCGCCGCCAGTCCCCTGACCGATGAGCAGGCCCGCGCTGTCACGGCCCGCCTGCTGGACCTGGGCCGCCTGACCCGTGACGGCGACACTTTCCGTCTGCCCTGAATGACCGGCACGCACCTGCCCCGAGGAACCACCCCATGACCGACACGCCCGATACCCTCGCGGACCTGCTGGACCGCGCCAACCACGACCCCGAGACTGGCCTGCGCGCCGCGCTGGACAGCGTGCAGGGTCAGCCCCACCCGCGTGTGGCGGCCATCGCCGCGCACCTGAGCGCCGCCAAACGCGACCTGTGGACGCGGATTGCCGCTGCCACGGGCACGCCCGCCCCCCCGGACGACGCGGGCCTGTCCCGCCTGGGTGACTGGGAGGTGGGCGCCGCGCAGGCCCTTCCGGTCCACACGCTGAATCTCACGGTGCCCACGGCCGACCCGGACGCGGCGGGTGGTGAGCCGCCCATGACCGTCGCCGCCCTGATCCGCCTGAATGTCAACCTGACTGGCAGCCGCGCCGCGCAGATCCGCCGGCTGGCGCAGCAGCCCCGCCTGACCTGACATGCCCGCCGACCGGCCCTTCCTGACCGACCCCACCCCGGACGGCACGCACGGGAACGGCGCCGTGCCGCCTGCCCTGTTCGATCTGGCGGTCAACCGCGCCGCCGCTGCCCTGCGCGGCCTGCGACCCGCCCAGCCGGACGCCGCGCTGGCTGCGTGGCATGCCCGCACCCGTTTTGCCCGGCGCGTGCCGCTGGACGCCGTGAAGGTCGCCCTGGCCGCGAAACCTGCCGGAGAGTGCCACTGGGCGGGCGGTGAGGCGGGCGGCTGGCAGCCGGGCCGCGCCCCGTTCCCGTAGGTGGCAGGAGTGGCGCTCCGGCGGTCTATGCCTCGCCGCTGACCGACGCCGCCACGGTCCGGGCGGCCACCTCGACCGCGCGGGTCAGTTCCGCCTGCGGGAGGTACGGCACCGCTTTCGCCTCGGCCAGGGCGACTCCGGCGCTGGCGGGCAGGTGCAGGAACCCGCACGGCACGTCCGGGCGGCCCAGGGCGCGCAGGGTGTGCAGCGCGTGGTACATGACTGCGTTGCACACGAACGTTCCGGCCGTGTCGCTCAGCTGACCGGGAATACCCGCCGCGTGCCACGCGGCCAGCACGGCCCGCAGCGGCAGGGTGCTCAGGTACGCGTCCGGGCCGCCTGCCTGGACCGGGGCGTCCCGGTGCTGCTGCCCGGCATTGTCGGGAATGCGGAAATCCATCACGTTCACGGCCACGCGTTCCAGCGTCACCTGCGGGCGCCCGCTCGCCAGTCCGGTCAGCAGGACGGCCGCCGGGCGCCGGGTATCCAGCAGTTCGGTCAGGTGCGCGCAGGCGGCGTGCGGTTCGACCGGCAGCAGCGCCGACACGACCCGCAGGTTGCCCGCCTGCGTGCCGTCCAGCGCCTGGGCCGCCTCGGCACTCGGGTTGACGGGATGCGTGTGGAACGGCTCGAAGCCGGTCAGGAGCAGCGTATTCACGCCCCGCAGGGTAGCGCGGCGGCCGTCCCTGGACGGGGTACGCTGGCGGTATGCGCCTGCTGCCTGCCCTGCCGCTCCTGGCGGCCCTGCTGACCCCGTCCGCCCTGGCCGCCACGACCACGCAGTACGCCGTGCTGCGGGGCGTGCAGGTGCAGGGCCGCGTCGCCACCCTGACCCTGGATTACGTGGACGTGTTCTCGGACACCGACGCCGACGCCCGCCGCGTCGTGG
The sequence above is a segment of the Deinococcus seoulensis genome. Coding sequences within it:
- the deoC gene encoding deoxyribose-phosphate aldolase codes for the protein MNLCAEASENSFFAVCLNPVFIPLAKAELAGSDVKVATVCGFPLGAVSSEQKAVEARLSVEAGTDEVERVVHIGAALERDWEAVEADVRAVRRAIPDAALKVITLTCFLLGGQKREATAASVRAGAEFMKTSTGFGTGGATLDDVRRLRGTEVCFMNGLSARWVVVGSLRVRGMLSAVFRYGALPDSGGAGLCTSMGG
- a CDS encoding pyroglutamyl-peptidase I, with the translated sequence MNTLLLTGFEPFHTHPVNPSAEAAQALDGTQAGNLRVVSALLPVEPHAACAHLTELLDTRRPAAVLLTGLASGRPQVTLERVAVNVMDFRIPDNAGQQHRDAPVQAGGPDAYLSTLPLRAVLAAWHAAGIPGQLSDTAGTFVCNAVMYHALHTLRALGRPDVPCGFLHLPASAGVALAEAKAVPYLPQAELTRAVEVAARTVAASVSGEA